In a genomic window of Penaeus vannamei isolate JL-2024 chromosome 10, ASM4276789v1, whole genome shotgun sequence:
- the LOC113811187 gene encoding R-spondin-3-like, with protein sequence MVPQEATMLLAQLLLMNHFLAGFSHLPADQPLFQDINGINSIEVDAGCPYGCVRCSALNGCLACKPPFYLLLRRDGARQTASCTRACPRGFYKVTKKRNGFCAKCTMRGCAECDRHHYCSRCAADFVNFFGKCIPSHPDNALETPYPRKTIYSPPAILETSGTPPSARGTRPSHRTAGSSRTTSAPSAGPPRAPSAGPRRPPSSRTSSSAPPSSGPPSSPPALVNHSRPSPAVRVRPRRPQEKRPCRKKAAKKGKADKDGERRRNWKGRKKERQNKSKKGQKAKRKGCRKRMKGRRNGAKGNATLPRGEGSPGGSDVDSPPGATPEGTPTQGPPAEPSPSSKAPVSRGEQPRRGEHLAERSPPPDDPPDGARKSGLPPAAESLRAPTLRGLRAERTRPHGGLAGHTGTAPGKGGGRATHAASAGHRWQGLDADTRRRARARPSASGGTPKLPSRHKRRHKHAPRRRILPATRAKARAHASSVQT encoded by the exons ATGGTGCCACAGGAGGCCACGATGCTCCTGGCTCAGCTCCTCCTCATGAACCACTTCCTCGCCGGCTTCTCTCACCTCCCCGCCGACCAGCCGCTCTTCCAGGACATCAATGGCATCAACA GCATCGAGGTGGACGCGGGATGCCCCTACGGCTGCGTCCGGTGCTCGGCCCTCAACGGGTGCCTGGCCTGCAAGCcgcccttctaccttctcctgcGCAGGGACGGGGCGCGGCAGACGGCCTCCTGCACGAGAGCCTGTCCCAGGGGCTTCTACAAGGTGACCAAGAAGAGGAACGGATTCTGCGCCA AGTGCACGATGAGGGGCTGCGCCGAGTGCGACCGCCACCACTACTGCTCCAGATGCGCCGCCGACTTCGTCAACTTCTTCGGGAAGTGCATCCCCAGCCACCCAG acaACGCCCTTGAAACGCCTTACCCGAGGAAGACGATCTATTCCCCGCCCGCGATCCTCGAGACCTCGGGGACGCCTCCGAGTGCGAGAGGGACGCGGCCTTCGCACAGAACCGCTGGCTCCTCGAGGACGACCTCAGCCCCGTCAGCTGGTCCTCCCAGAGCTCCCTCGGCCGGTCCCAGGAGACCTCCCTCTTCTAGGACGTCCTCCTCGGCCCCGCCCTCCTCTGGGCCGCCCTCCTCGCCACCCGCTCTGGTCAACCACTCGAGGCCCTCCCCGGCGGTGCGGGTGAGGCCTCGCCGCCCGCAGGAGAAGCGGCCCTGCAGGAAGAAGGCCGCCAAGAAGGGCAAGGCAGAcaaggacggggagaggaggaggaactggaaggggaggaagaaggagaggcagaacaagagcaagaagggCCAGAAGGCCAAGAGAAAGGGCTGTCGGAAGCGCATGAAGGGAAGGCGGAACGGCGCGAAGGGGAACGCGACGCTCCCCCGCGGCGAAGGCTCCCCCGGGGGCTCCGACGTCGATTCCCCGCCCGGCGCCACTCCGGAGGGAACGCCAACCCAGGGGCCTCCCGCAGAGCCCAGCCCGTCCAGCAAAGCCCCCGTCAGTCGCGGAGAACAGCCTCGGCGCGGCGAGCACCTGGCGGAGAGAAGCCCGCCGCCAGATGACCCGCCCGACGGCGCGAGGAAGAGCGGCCTCCCGCCCGCCGCCGAGAGCCTCCGCGCGCCGACGCTGAGAGGACTCAGAGCAGAGAGGACTCGGCCGCACGGAGGACTCGCTGGGCACACGGGGACGGCGCCGGGCAAGGGGGGAGGCCGCGCGACGCATGCGGCGAGCGCTGGGCACCGGTGGCAGGGGCTGGACGCCGACACGAGGCGACGGGCGCGGGCCAGGCCGTCCGCCTCTGGAGGGACGCCCAAGCTGCCGTCCAGGCACAAGAGGCGCCACAAGCACGCCCCGAGAAGACGCATCCTCCCGGCGACACGAGCGAAGGCGAGGGCACACGCATCCTCGGTACAAACATAA
- the LOC113813974 gene encoding neurofilament medium polypeptide (The sequence of the model RefSeq protein was modified relative to this genomic sequence to represent the inferred CDS: added 66 bases not found in genome assembly), with the protein HEGVSQRLLQDQEKKETRILCKVPAPRLRGVLHQALLLRVQDGQVPPRREVPQAVPRRNGDQRAFAGALSAGAAARARRLQRDRGEQRHDPLPRPLPPGASDQRHDDRGSRQEEEKEEEEEAQEGEGQRRAPQRQETQVQAAPAARETPKRASQGAETEKRGGGEGAEAEDLERDRSTSEPVSEACWVIQSSRMLRWSRSLVRKGALLISR; encoded by the exons AGTGCCTGCTCCGCGGCTGCGAGGAGTGCTCCACCAGGCACTACTGCTCCGTGTGCAAGACGGGCAAGTTCCGCCACGCCGGGAGGTGCCACAAGCGGTGCCCCGAAGGAACGGTGATCAGCGCGCGTTCGCCGGGGCTCTGTCTGCCGGCGCCGCTGCCCGTGCCCg ACGTCTTCAACGAGATCGAGGTGAGCAACGCCAcgacccccttccccgccccctcccccccggagcCTCCGACCAACGCCACGACGACCGAGGGAGCcgccaagaggaagagaaagaggaggaagaggaagcgcaaGAAGGAGAGGGGCAAAGGAGGGCGCCACAGCGGCAGGAGACCCAAGTCCAGGCGGCACCAGCAGCGAGGGAGACACCGAAGAGGGCGAGCCAAGGAGCGGAgacggaaaaaagaggaggaggcgaaggggctgAGGCAGAGGACCTCGAACGCGACCGAAGCACCAGTGAACCAGTGAGCGAAGCGTGTTGGGTCATTCAGTCTTCCAGAATGCTTCGTTGGTCTCGGTCCCTTGTGAGAAAAGGGGCCCTCTTAATCAGTCGGTGA